The DNA region CCTCGGCGCCCTGCTCGGCGACGCCAGCTGGCGCTACCCCTTCTTCGGCACCGCGGCCCTGATGGCCGTCGGCTTCCTCTGCATCACGGCGTTCCTGAAGGAGCAGCCGAAGCCCGCGCGCAAGACCTCGCTGCTCGACCCGCTCAAGGCGCTCGGCCACGGCGGCCTGGCCTCGGCGGCCGCGTCCGCGTTCTTCTACAACTACACGTTCTTCACGGTCCTGGCGTTCACGCCGTTCGTCCTGAACATGACCCCGTACAAGTCGGGTGCGGTGTTCTTCGCGTGGGGCGTACTGCTCGCGGTGTTCTCGGTGCTCGTCGCGCCCCGGCTCCAGGCGCGGTTCGGCTCCCTGAAGGTGCTCGGCGGTTCCCTGGTGCTGCTCGCCGCGGACGTCCTCGTGCTCGGGTACGGCAGCCACACCGCCGCCGTCGTCTGCACGATCCTGTCCGGCGCCTTCATCGGCGTGAACAACACCGTCTACACGGAGCTGGCCCTCGGCGTCTCCGACGCGCCGCGGCCCGTGGCCAGCGCCGGCTACAACTTCGTACGCTGGTTCGCCGCCGCCGCGGCCCCCTACTTCGCGCCGAAGATCGAGGAGTGGAGCGACATCCACGTCCCGTTCGTGGTCGCGGCCGTCACGGCGGTGCTCGGCGCGGGCGTCGTCCTGGTCCGCCGGAGCGCGCTCACGCACGAGGCGGAGGAGCTGGAGGCCCGGCACGCCACGGAGGACGGCGTGACCGTGTTCGCCCGTTGAGGCCGGCGGACGGTCAGTCCAGGGCCACGGACCTGCGCAGCGGATCGCGCAGGTCCGTGCCGCCGGTCAGCCAGCGCTCCTGGAGAGCCCCCGCGCCGTGCACCCGCTTCCACGCCGCCTCGTTGGGCGTCATCGGAAGGAGCGGCAGGAACCGGACGGGGTCCATGAGCGCGTCCAGGTCCAGGTCCTCGACGAGGCCGCCCGGCTCGGCGACGAGCACCGAGGTGAACGGGGCGCCCGGCCACAGCGGCTCACCCACGTCGAGCGAGGCCCCCGGCGCGACCACGAGTCCTTCCACCTGCGGCGAAGCGGCGAGCACGGCCAGCGGGCGCAGCACCTTGTCGGTGTCGACGAGGCCGCCGCGCACGGAGAGGACCAACTCCGCGCGCGGGCCCTTGACCGGGTCGGCGAGCACGGCCGTGGGGTCGGTCATCGGGTGGGCGGACATGCCGAGCGTGGCGTACCGCACGACGTCCCCGTCCGTGAAGCGCAACACTTCGATGCGGTCCGTGCCCAGGAACGTCACCGCCGCGCGTGCGTCCGGTTCCCCCAGGCCACTTCGCATCCGGGCCTCGACCAGCGCAAGAACATCAGCCATGACGCGAGCATAGAACTCGTCAGTGATGGGTAAAGGTGGGGGTTCGGCTGCTGGTCGGCTGATACTGTTGGCCGCTGGCCCGGGCAGCACGCAGAAGCGTCGCCTTCAAGCCCGGACGCAGGAGACGGCGCCTCGCGCGCCAGGGACCTCCCC from Streptomyces flavofungini includes:
- a CDS encoding MFS transporter produces the protein MTTPTDGAHEDPFDAGAGGLLRQPKAVWATAGASVVAFMGIGLVDPILPSIAQGLDATPSQVSLLFTSYFLITAVAMLVTGFVSSRIGGKKTLLAGLALVVVFAGLAGTSGSVGELVGFRAGWGLGNALFVSTALAVIVGAAAGGSAAAILLYESALGLGMACGPLLGALLGDASWRYPFFGTAALMAVGFLCITAFLKEQPKPARKTSLLDPLKALGHGGLASAAASAFFYNYTFFTVLAFTPFVLNMTPYKSGAVFFAWGVLLAVFSVLVAPRLQARFGSLKVLGGSLVLLAADVLVLGYGSHTAAVVCTILSGAFIGVNNTVYTELALGVSDAPRPVASAGYNFVRWFAAAAAPYFAPKIEEWSDIHVPFVVAAVTAVLGAGVVLVRRSALTHEAEELEARHATEDGVTVFAR
- a CDS encoding suppressor of fused domain protein, which produces MADVLALVEARMRSGLGEPDARAAVTFLGTDRIEVLRFTDGDVVRYATLGMSAHPMTDPTAVLADPVKGPRAELVLSVRGGLVDTDKVLRPLAVLAASPQVEGLVVAPGASLDVGEPLWPGAPFTSVLVAEPGGLVEDLDLDALMDPVRFLPLLPMTPNEAAWKRVHGAGALQERWLTGGTDLRDPLRRSVALD